Proteins from a single region of Chrysemys picta bellii isolate R12L10 chromosome 9, ASM1138683v2, whole genome shotgun sequence:
- the C9H3orf80 gene encoding uncharacterized membrane protein C3orf80 homolog has protein sequence MLQCLSEGLLVLGAALLWQPCQGTWSCGELTCGERESCCDYGNVTYTEIKCCKLPFHTFLDNVGWFVRKLSGLLILLVLFAIGYFLQRIICPSPRRYNRPQRQDSPGSLLNVTAATSQDSLLDTSSASSSRYPGEQEPPLLPVGSPVFLQLPSYEEVKYLPTYEESMRLQQQSPKEIVLPVSSLATAASREPDRAGDRAPCS, from the coding sequence ATGTTGCAGTGTCTCTCCGAggggctgctggtgctgggggctgctctgctctggcagcCCTGCCAGGGCACCTGGAGCTGCGGGGAGCTGACCTGCGGCGAGCGGGAGAGCTGCTGTGACTACGGCAATGTCACCTACACGGAGATCAAGTGCTGCAAGCTGCCCTTTCACACCTTCCTGGACAACGTGGGCTGGTTCGTGCGCAAGCTCTCGGGGCTGCTCATCCTGCTGGTGCTCTTCGCCATCGGCTACTTTCTGCAGCGCAtcatctgccccagcccccgcCGGTACAACCGGCCGCAGCGCCAGGACTCACCCGGCTCCCTGCTCAACGTGACGGCTGCCACCTCGCAGGACTCGCTGCTGGACACCAGCAGCGCCAGCAGCAGCCGCTACCCGGGCGAGCAGGAGCCGCCGCTGCTGCCGGTGGGCTCCCCGGTcttcctgcagctgcccagctacGAAGAGGTGAAGTATTTACCCACCTACGAGGAGTCCATgcggctgcagcagcagagccccaAAGAGATCGTCCTGCCCGTGTCCAGCCTGGCCACGGCCGCAAGCAGAGAGCCAGACAGGGCGGGAgacagagccccctgcagctga